GAGGGAGGCGGTGCCGAAGACGTACTCCTCGGCCCCCAGCAGGGCCGCCACGGCCACGTCGCGGCCGGTCTTGAGGCCGCCGTCTGCGGTGACGCGGATGCGCGAGCGCAGGCCGGTGTGTCTGAGCATCTGGTTCGCCTCCGCGAGGCCGAGTTCCCACGGCAGGCCCGCGTTCTTGATCGAGGTCTTCGGGGACGCGCCGGTCCCGCCGGAGTGGCCCGAGACGTGGACGGCGTCCGCCTTCGCCTTCGCCACCCCCGCCGCGATGGTGCCGATGCCGGCCTCGGAGACGAGCTTCACGTTCACGTCCGCCTCCGGGTTGGCCGTCTTCAGGTCGTGGATGAGCTGCTTCAGGTCCTCGATGGAGTAGATGTCGTGCAGCGGCGGCGGCGAGATCAGCCCCACGCCGGGGGTCGAACACCGAACGTGGGCGATCATCTCGTTCACCTTCTTGCCGGGGAGCTGTCCGCCCTCGCCGGGCTTCGACCCCTGGGCCATCTTGATCTGGAGTTCGTCGGCGTGCGCGAGGTAGTTAGACGTGACGCCGAACCGCCCGGAGGCGACCTGCTTTACGTTGCACTCCTTCTCGGTGCCGAAGCGCTCTGGCGGTTCTCCGCCCTCGCCGGTGTTGGACTTCGCGCCGAGGCGGTTCATCGCGATGGCGTTGTTCTCGTGGGCCTCCGGCGAGAGGCTCCCGAGGCTCATCGCGGCCGTCGAGAAGCGCCGGACGATCTCGTGGATCGGTTCCACCTCATCGAGGGGGATCGGCTCGCGGTCCGAGTCGAGTTCGAGGAGACCGCGCAGCGTCTGGAGCCGCTCGCTCTCGTCGTTGCTGAGTTCGGCGAACTCCAGGTAGCGCTCGTAGTCCCCTCGCCTGACCGCCTGCTGGAGCGTGCCGACGGTCTGCGGGTTCCACTCGTGGTGGACGCCGGTCTTTCGGTTCTCGAACTCGCCCTGCCGTTCGAGGTCGGGGTCGTCGCCGAACGCGGCGGCGTGCCGTCGTCGGAGGTCCTCCTCCAGGTCCCCGACGTCGACGCCGCCGGTGCGCGCCGTGGTGCCCTCGAAGTACTCGGCGACGAAGTCGGAGTCGAGACCGACCGCCTCGAAGATCTGTGCGCCGCGGTAGCTCTCGACCGTCGAGATGCCCATCTTCGCCATCGTCTTCAGCAGGCCGTCCTCGAGCGCCTTGCGGTAGGTGGCGAGCGTCTCGCCGAGGTCCGCGCCGTCCGGCCCCGCGACGAGGTCCTCGATGGTCTGGTGGGCGAGATACGGGTTGATCGCCCCCGCGCCGTAGCCGACGAGCGTCGCCATCTGGTGGACGGTGCGCGGATCGCCCGACTCGACGACGAGGCCGACGCGGTTGCGCAGCCCGGTTCGCACCAGGTGGTGGTGGATCGCGCCGACGGCGAGCAGGCTCGGGATGGGGAGGCGCTCTGCGCCCGCCGCGCGGTCGGAGAGGACGAGCACGTCCGCCTCGTCCGCGGCCCGCGCCGCCTCCTCGCGAACGCGCTCGACCGCCTCGGCGAGCGTCTCGTCGGGATCGAACGTGACGTCGAGTACGGTCGAGGTCACCCGGCCGTCCAGATCCTTGATCGCGGCCGTCTGCGCGTCGCTGAGGAACGGCGAGTCGAGCACGAGCTGTCGGGCGTGCGCCGGCGACTCGGAGAGCAGGTTGCGCTGGTGGCCGAGGCGACACTCCATCGACGTGACCAGCTCCTCGCGGATGTAGTCGAGCGGCGGGTTCGTCACCTGGGCGAACAGCTGCTTGAAGTACGAGTCGAGCGGCCGGTCGTAGTCGGAGAGGACGGTCAGGGGCGTGTCGTCGCCCATCGAGCCGACGGGGTCCTTCCCCGTGCGCGCCATCGGCTCGACCAGGTGGTCGAGTTCGTCGTAGGTGTACCCGTAGAGCGCCTGGTGGGCGCGCAGGCCGTCGACGCGCTCGCCGAGGCTCGGCTCGTCGTCGAGGTCGGTCAGGTGGACCTGTTCCTCGCCGACCCACTCGCCGTACTTCTCGTCGGTGAGTCGTTCGAACACCTCCGCGTCGGGGATGACCCGCCCCTCGCTCGGGTCGGCGAGGAAGAGCTGTCCCGGCTGGAGGCGACCGCGCTCGCGGATCTCGCTCGGGTCGTGGTCGAGCGCGCCGACCTCGCTCGCCATCACGAGCGTGTCGTCGTTCAGGACGTCGTAGCGACACGGCCGGAGGCCGTTGCGGTCGAGGACCGCCCCGACGCGCTCGCCGTCGGTCGCCGCCACGAGCGCCGGGCCGTCCCACGGCTCGACCAGCGAGGCGTGGAAGTCGTACCACTCGCGGCGCGCCTCGCTGACGCCCGTCTCGGGGTCGCGCCACGCCTCCGGGATGAGCATCCGGAGGACGTGGGGGAGGTCGCGTCCGCCCTGGAGGAGCAACTCGACCGCGTTGTCCACGCTCGCGGTGTCGGACTGCTCCGGGTCGTTGATGACCGGACGGAGCGTGTCGACGTCGTCCCCGAACGCCTCGTGTTCGAGGTCGTTCTCCCGCGCGCGCATCCAGTTGATGTTCCCCTGGATGGTGTTGAACTCGCCGTTGTGGACGATCGTCCGGTAGGGGTGCGCGAGGTGCCACGCGCCGAGCGTGTTGGTCGAGAAGCGCGCGTGGACGAGCGCGAAGGTGGAGCGGACGCGCTCGTCGCGGAGGTCGGGGTAGTAGTCAGCGAGCTGTTCCGCGGTGAGGAGGCCCTTGTAGACGAGACGGGTGCGGTCGAGCGAGCAGACGTAGAAGCGCTCGCGACCGGGGACGTCGCGGTTCTCGACGCCCTTCTCGAGCGCGCGGCGGCCGACGTAGAGACGGCGGTCGAACGTCGCCGCGTCGAGATCAGCGGCCGGGCCGACGAACACCTGCCAGACGTCCGGCTCCGAGTCGAGCGCGGTCTTTCCGAGGTCGGCGTTGTCCGTCGGGACGTCGCGCCACCCGAGCACGTCGAGGTCGTACTCGGCCAGCACCTCCGCGACGAGCGCTTTCAACTCCCCCTGCACCGCCTCGTCCTCGGGCAGAAAGACTGACCCGACCGCGTAGGGGTCGGGGAGGTCGAAGTCCACCTCGTCCGCGAAGAACTCGTGGGGAACCTGCACCATGACGCCCGCACCGTCGCCGGTGTTCTCCTCCGCCCCGGTCGTCCCGCGGTGTTCGAGGTTTCGAAGGAGGTCGAGTCCGTCCGATACCACCCCGTGGGAGCGTCCGCCGTCGAGGTCCATGACGAGGCCCACCCCGCAGCTCGCGCGGGCGTCGTCGGGCCTTGCGAGTCCGGCACCACCCGCAAAGCTCAGTGAGTGATCTTCAGCCATACCTATCCACGAGCAATCGTCCCCCATGAGGGTTCTGCTCAAGGGGGTATCACCCTGTTTATGCTATATTAAGACATATTACAGCCGGGCGGGTGTGGTAA
The Halomarina pelagica DNA segment above includes these coding regions:
- the gltB gene encoding glutamate synthase large subunit; amino-acid sequence: MAEDHSLSFAGGAGLARPDDARASCGVGLVMDLDGGRSHGVVSDGLDLLRNLEHRGTTGAEENTGDGAGVMVQVPHEFFADEVDFDLPDPYAVGSVFLPEDEAVQGELKALVAEVLAEYDLDVLGWRDVPTDNADLGKTALDSEPDVWQVFVGPAADLDAATFDRRLYVGRRALEKGVENRDVPGRERFYVCSLDRTRLVYKGLLTAEQLADYYPDLRDERVRSTFALVHARFSTNTLGAWHLAHPYRTIVHNGEFNTIQGNINWMRARENDLEHEAFGDDVDTLRPVINDPEQSDTASVDNAVELLLQGGRDLPHVLRMLIPEAWRDPETGVSEARREWYDFHASLVEPWDGPALVAATDGERVGAVLDRNGLRPCRYDVLNDDTLVMASEVGALDHDPSEIRERGRLQPGQLFLADPSEGRVIPDAEVFERLTDEKYGEWVGEEQVHLTDLDDEPSLGERVDGLRAHQALYGYTYDELDHLVEPMARTGKDPVGSMGDDTPLTVLSDYDRPLDSYFKQLFAQVTNPPLDYIREELVTSMECRLGHQRNLLSESPAHARQLVLDSPFLSDAQTAAIKDLDGRVTSTVLDVTFDPDETLAEAVERVREEAARAADEADVLVLSDRAAGAERLPIPSLLAVGAIHHHLVRTGLRNRVGLVVESGDPRTVHQMATLVGYGAGAINPYLAHQTIEDLVAGPDGADLGETLATYRKALEDGLLKTMAKMGISTVESYRGAQIFEAVGLDSDFVAEYFEGTTARTGGVDVGDLEEDLRRRHAAAFGDDPDLERQGEFENRKTGVHHEWNPQTVGTLQQAVRRGDYERYLEFAELSNDESERLQTLRGLLELDSDREPIPLDEVEPIHEIVRRFSTAAMSLGSLSPEAHENNAIAMNRLGAKSNTGEGGEPPERFGTEKECNVKQVASGRFGVTSNYLAHADELQIKMAQGSKPGEGGQLPGKKVNEMIAHVRCSTPGVGLISPPPLHDIYSIEDLKQLIHDLKTANPEADVNVKLVSEAGIGTIAAGVAKAKADAVHVSGHSGGTGASPKTSIKNAGLPWELGLAEANQMLRHTGLRSRIRVTADGGLKTGRDVAVAALLGAEEYVFGTASLVTSGCVMARQCHSNTCPVGVATQNEDLRDRFPGQPDHVVNYMTFIAQELRELMAELGFRTVEEMVGRADCLRQREDVTHPKASKLDLAAMLVQPSGDGRTKTIEQAHDLDEALDHRLIAKAAPALDREEPVHVSGEIRNTDRAVGAMLSYHVSDRFGEAGLPDDTIAVDLEGVAGQSFGAFLARGVTLHLTGIANDYVGKGLSGGTIVAETPVDAAYEPDENVLVGNVALYGATDGEAYINGVAGERFAVRNSGVKAVVEGCGDHGCEYMTGGVVAVLGDTGRNFAAGMSGGIAYVFDESGDFESKANTGMVTLTRDLDDRDRRMLRRLVENHYEHTGSERAADLLDEWDDVLDSVVKVLPDAYAAVIAEEEQWDVRTELPESATPVAGQADAALRGGAD